The Gillisia sp. Hel_I_86 genome has a segment encoding these proteins:
- a CDS encoding response regulator transcription factor → MKFLIAEDELDLQQSIVTYLERDANVCEVASDFDEALEKVALYDYDAIILDINLVTGSGLEVLKELKNGKKRAGVIIISANNSLDDKLEGLDLGADDYLTKPFHLAELNSRIKAVLRRGKFGGDETIEFNEIKINTKSRTAYIDDVPLSLTRKEYDLLVFFITNQGRVLSKEIIAEHLWGDDSDLMDNFDFIYVHINNLRKKMTSDTAKYIKTAYGSGYKFINY, encoded by the coding sequence ATGAAATTTTTAATTGCTGAAGACGAATTGGATCTACAACAATCCATAGTAACTTATTTAGAGCGGGATGCCAATGTATGTGAAGTAGCTTCAGATTTTGATGAGGCTTTGGAGAAGGTAGCCCTTTACGACTACGATGCAATTATATTGGATATCAATCTAGTTACCGGTAGTGGCTTAGAAGTATTAAAGGAGTTGAAAAATGGTAAAAAGAGGGCAGGAGTGATCATTATTTCAGCCAACAATTCGCTAGATGATAAGCTAGAAGGTTTGGATCTGGGTGCAGACGATTACCTCACCAAACCCTTTCATTTAGCCGAATTGAATTCCAGGATCAAGGCGGTGCTAAGGAGAGGAAAATTTGGTGGGGACGAAACTATAGAATTCAACGAGATCAAGATTAACACAAAATCGCGTACGGCTTATATAGACGATGTCCCCCTATCGTTAACCAGAAAAGAATATGATCTTTTGGTGTTTTTTATAACCAATCAAGGAAGGGTGCTTTCAAAAGAAATAATTGCAGAACATCTCTGGGGGGACGATAGTGACCTTATGGATAATTTTGATTTTATTTATGTACATATCAATAATTTGAGAAAAAAAATGACGAGTGATACCGCAAAATATATCAAGACTGCTTACGGAAGTGGTTATAAATTTATAAACTACTAA
- a CDS encoding IS5 family transposase produces the protein MKSRYTRSTAQQWEIMKKFLPVKIKGHYKLRDIADAILWILRTGCQWRNLPECFPKWESVYYHFRKWGRDGTLSRLNAGLNMMERKRQGKGATPSMLSIDSQSVKAGPMTSESKGIDGNKKINGRKRHAITDTLGLVWGVVVGAANQADGAVAERVVEPLLGYLDRMEKILADHAYKKVFMEWVERTVIGLEVEISSCPPSSKGFVPVKWRWVTERTFGIFNFFRRLDKDYEKTPESQEYWVLWQNCQIILNRIE, from the coding sequence ATGAAATCGAGATACACCCGATCGACTGCCCAACAGTGGGAAATTATGAAAAAATTCCTTCCCGTTAAAATCAAGGGCCACTATAAGTTGCGCGACATTGCCGACGCCATCCTTTGGATATTGCGCACCGGCTGCCAATGGCGGAACCTACCGGAATGCTTTCCCAAATGGGAGAGCGTCTACTACCATTTCAGGAAGTGGGGCCGGGACGGCACCCTTTCAAGGCTGAACGCAGGGCTGAACATGATGGAGAGGAAGCGGCAGGGAAAGGGGGCAACACCCAGTATGCTGTCGATCGACAGCCAGTCCGTCAAGGCGGGGCCGATGACCTCCGAGTCGAAGGGCATCGACGGGAACAAGAAGATAAACGGACGGAAACGGCACGCGATCACCGATACCCTCGGCCTGGTATGGGGCGTTGTGGTAGGCGCGGCGAACCAGGCCGACGGGGCGGTGGCCGAGAGGGTGGTGGAGCCCCTGTTGGGCTATCTGGACCGGATGGAAAAGATACTGGCCGACCATGCCTACAAGAAGGTGTTCATGGAGTGGGTCGAGAGGACGGTAATAGGGCTGGAAGTGGAGATCTCGTCATGCCCGCCATCCTCGAAAGGCTTTGTCCCGGTAAAGTGGAGATGGGTCACCGAAAGGACCTTCGGGATCTTCAATTTCTTCAGGCGACTGGACAAGGATTATGAAAAAACACCGGAAAGTCAGGAATATTGGGTATTGTGGCAGAATTGTCAGATTATCCTCAATAGAATCGAATGA
- a CDS encoding class I SAM-dependent DNA methyltransferase, whose protein sequence is MSISKAYNSWAGSYDEMLNKTRDLEEKVARQTLDGYYKTIVELGCGTGKNTGWLLEKCDSLIALDFSEEMLAKAGEKTNSSKVGFRQQDLTKDWGLPEVSTNLISCSLVLEHIEDLDAIFAKSSKILKKDGFFYISELHPFKQYSGSKARFDTGKGIQELETYVHHITDYTEAAFTNGFKLVQLNEWFDEDDKKNIPRLVSFVFKKTS, encoded by the coding sequence ATGAGTATTAGTAAAGCATATAATTCTTGGGCAGGGAGCTACGACGAAATGTTGAACAAAACCAGGGACCTGGAAGAAAAGGTGGCTAGACAAACCTTAGATGGCTATTATAAAACTATTGTTGAATTAGGCTGCGGAACCGGAAAAAACACAGGATGGTTGCTGGAAAAGTGCGATTCCCTGATTGCTTTGGATTTTTCTGAAGAGATGCTTGCCAAGGCAGGGGAAAAAACAAACTCATCAAAAGTGGGTTTTAGACAACAGGATCTTACTAAAGACTGGGGTTTGCCCGAAGTTTCTACAAATTTAATAAGCTGTAGTTTAGTGCTTGAACATATTGAAGACCTGGATGCAATTTTCGCGAAATCTTCTAAAATTTTAAAGAAAGACGGATTTTTTTATATTTCTGAACTCCATCCATTCAAACAATATTCGGGTAGTAAGGCTAGATTTGATACTGGTAAAGGCATACAGGAACTAGAAACGTATGTGCACCATATCACCGATTATACCGAAGCTGCCTTTACAAATGGATTTAAGCTGGTACAATTAAATGAGTGGTTCGATGAAGATGACAAAAAAAACATACCAAGATTGGTGAGCTTTGTTTTCAAAAAAACATCTTAA
- a CDS encoding HD domain-containing protein: MSKIIEEAKIVCASMLSTRMCSNYHFHNLQHTLEVCKSARLIAEAENITAEEKEIVSIAALFHDTGYSQIYKGHEEISMQIAEEFLTLKNCNNDYLLSVLKCIAATKMPQQPESNLEKIICDADLAHLSATNYLQRIALLREEWSCFLGMKFSDEEWRVLNIEFLANHRYHTNFGSTVLEQNKLKNLLLLEQGWVPNN; encoded by the coding sequence ATGTCTAAAATAATCGAAGAAGCGAAAATAGTTTGTGCAAGCATGCTCTCTACTAGGATGTGTTCTAATTATCACTTTCATAACTTACAGCATACCCTGGAAGTTTGTAAAAGCGCTCGATTAATCGCAGAAGCAGAAAATATAACTGCTGAAGAAAAGGAAATAGTATCAATAGCTGCGCTTTTTCATGATACAGGATATTCTCAAATTTATAAAGGACATGAGGAGATAAGTATGCAAATTGCTGAAGAATTTTTAACCCTGAAAAATTGTAACAATGATTACCTTTTATCTGTTTTAAAATGCATTGCTGCTACAAAAATGCCACAACAGCCCGAAAGCAATTTAGAAAAAATTATTTGCGATGCAGATCTAGCACATCTTTCAGCGACCAATTATCTACAAAGGATTGCTTTACTTAGGGAAGAGTGGAGCTGCTTCTTGGGCATGAAATTTTCCGATGAAGAATGGCGAGTTCTAAATATTGAATTCCTAGCCAATCATAGATACCATACGAACTTTGGGAGTACCGTTTTGGAACAAAATAAATTGAAGAATTTGCTGCTCCTAGAACAGGGTTGGGTCCCTAATAATTAA
- a CDS encoding sensor histidine kinase has translation MKGFSVKSENPIRLVESNILEFQELSNEISLLTNKVRDDYQNLKQFTEYVSHEMQTPLAIMQAKIENIINTNKIDEDQYLLFASLQKDIQRLKQLNKRLTLLTKIENNQFINIDEVDIADSIGKTIQNFRDLFYVEIDFIDKQPLFVSMDPYLVEVLCNNLISNAVKHAALKNKILVSCSQNSLVISNSGEKAIEHPEKLFNRFYRESKSNQSTGLGLAIVKKICDLYGFKITYKFQDGRHVFSIFFKTSKE, from the coding sequence ATGAAGGGTTTTTCGGTGAAATCTGAAAATCCTATCAGGTTAGTGGAGAGCAATATTCTGGAGTTTCAGGAATTAAGTAATGAAATTTCCCTGCTCACCAATAAAGTCCGGGACGATTATCAAAATTTGAAACAGTTTACAGAGTATGTTTCCCATGAAATGCAAACCCCGCTAGCGATCATGCAAGCCAAGATCGAGAATATTATAAATACCAATAAAATAGACGAAGATCAATACCTGTTATTTGCCTCCTTACAAAAGGACATTCAAAGGTTAAAGCAATTGAACAAGCGATTAACCTTGCTCACTAAGATCGAGAACAATCAATTTATTAACATAGATGAGGTAGATATTGCAGATAGCATAGGTAAAACCATTCAAAATTTTAGGGATTTGTTTTATGTTGAAATAGATTTTATAGATAAGCAGCCCTTATTTGTTTCTATGGATCCGTATTTAGTTGAGGTGCTTTGTAATAATCTGATCTCAAATGCGGTAAAGCATGCTGCCCTTAAAAATAAAATTTTGGTTTCTTGTTCCCAGAATTCCTTGGTGATTTCCAATTCAGGAGAAAAAGCAATTGAGCACCCAGAGAAACTGTTCAATAGATTTTATAGAGAATCTAAAAGCAACCAGTCTACCGGTTTGGGTTTAGCAATTGTTAAAAAGATTTGCGACCTCTATGGTTTTAAAATCACTTATAAATTTCAGGATGGAAGGCATGTCTTCAGTATATTTTTTAAAACTTCCAAAGAATAG
- a CDS encoding phosphatase PAP2 family protein: MLQAYTNVVLFLMFIFLLIPNTYAQNKTIETSGDIFLFALPAAAFGTTLILKDKEGSWQFTKAFLVNEAVTFGLKIALNKPRPYNNGDNAFPSGHTSTTFQSASFIHRRYGFKYSIPVYIAAGFTAFSRINAQKHDGWDILAGAVVGIGSTYLFTTPYQQEHLELTMNSTNGNYLLGFVYKF; encoded by the coding sequence ATGTTACAAGCTTATACAAATGTAGTATTGTTTTTGATGTTTATTTTTCTCTTAATTCCAAATACCTATGCTCAAAATAAAACAATCGAAACTTCCGGAGATATTTTTTTATTTGCCTTACCTGCAGCAGCCTTTGGAACAACTTTAATTTTAAAGGATAAAGAAGGGAGTTGGCAATTTACAAAGGCATTTTTGGTGAATGAAGCTGTTACTTTTGGATTAAAAATAGCTTTAAACAAACCCAGGCCTTACAACAATGGCGATAATGCATTTCCATCTGGACATACTTCAACGACCTTTCAAAGTGCCTCTTTTATTCATAGACGTTACGGTTTTAAATATAGTATCCCTGTCTATATAGCCGCCGGTTTTACAGCCTTTAGTAGGATAAATGCACAAAAGCATGATGGCTGGGATATTTTAGCTGGAGCTGTAGTGGGAATTGGAAGCACCTATCTTTTTACAACACCATATCAACAGGAACATTTGGAATTAACCATGAATTCTACCAATGGGAATTATTTACTGGGATTTGTGTATAAATTTTAG